The genomic stretch TCGCTGGAGGAGACGCGGTGGTTGCTCGATCTGGCGCGCGAGCACGCGTGGATCGAAGGCGTGGTGGGTTGGGTCGACCTGCGGTCCCCGGGTCTGCCGGCGCAACTCGAGGAGTTCGCGCGTGAAGCGAAGTTCGTCGGTGGGCGCCACGTCGTGCACGACGAGCCGGACGACACGTTCATGCTGCGGCCGGATTTCATGCGTGGGATCGCGGCGTTGGCCGAGTACGGACTCGCTTACGATCTGTTGCTCTTTCCGCGACATCTGTCCGTGGCGGCGAGGCTCGTCGACGCGTTTCCCGAGCAGGTGTTCGTCCTCGATCATCTGGCCAAACCGCGTATCGCGACCGGCGAGCTCGAGTCGTGGGCTCGGGATCTGCGGGAGTTGGCGCGTCGTCCGCGAGTCTCGTGCAAGCTTTCGGGCATGGTGACCGAGGCGAATTGGTCCGGGTGGCGGGCGGAGGATTTCGTTCCGTATCTCGACGTCGCGCTGGAAGCGTTCGGTGCGGAGCGTGTGATGATCGGCTCGGACTGGCCGGTGTGCACCGTCGCCGGCACTTACGGAGAAGTGACGGCCATCGTGACCGACTACCTCGCGCGTCTCTCGGCGGACGAACAGGAGGCGGTGTGCGGTGGCAACTGCGCCCGGATCTACGGACTACCGTTTGTGTGAGGCGACTCTCAGAACGCGCGAGGCACGGGAGTGTCCAGCGGTTCCGCGTCGGCACGGGAGACGAGTCGACCGCCGATGCGGACATCCTCGAGCGTGATCGCGTCGTCGAGTCGGAGGCGCAGAGGCCGCGCGGCGGAGTCGACCGTGATGTCGCGCAACACGATCTCGCGCAGCGGTGCGTCTTCGTGGCCTTCGAGCCAAAGGGCGAATTGCGAGGCGGTGCGGCAGACGACGTCTTCCACGACGATGCGGCGGAACACGGGCGGATGTCGCTCACCGCGCCAGCCGTGGTAGTCGGTGGTGAAGCGGACGAGCGCGACCGATGCCGTATCCACTGTCATGTTACGGACGTGGACGTCCTCCACGAAGCCGCCGCGGTCGAGGTTGCTCTTGAAGTAGAGTAGATTGCGTCCTTCGCGCACGAAGCAATCGTGGACGTGGACGTGACGCACGCCGCCGGACATCTCGCTTCCGATGGCGATCGCGTTGTGGACCTGTTCGAAGACGCAGTGGCGCACCACGATGTATTCGGAGCGCACGCCGAGCTCGCGCCCCTCGTGATCGCGTCCGGACTTGATCGCGACGGCGTCGTCGCCGGTGCGGAAGCGGGAGTGTTCCACGAGCACGTGGCTGGAGGAGTCGGGATCGATGCCGTCGTTGTTGAGGTGGAGGCTGTCGATCGTGATGCCGGTGATGTGGACGTAGCGCGAGAACACGGGATGGATGACCCAGAAGGGCGAGTCGACGAACGTGAGGCCTTCGACGCGGACGCGATGACAACCGAAGAATTGGACCATGCTGGGACGCAGGTGGTGTCCGGCCCCGAACACGCGTTGATGGAGGGGCGCTCCGTCGGCGGAGCCGAGTGCGCGGAGGCGGCGCTGGTCGTCGCGCTGACGCTCGCGCCAAGCGATGAAGCCGTCCGCGCCGCCGCCGTCGATGGTGCCCTCACCGGTTAGGGCGATGTCCGTGGCGTGAAACGCGTAGACGAGCGGCGAGTGGTTGTGAAGCAACGTGCCCTCCCAGCGGGTGAGGACCGGGGGCAGGTAGAGGTCGGGCTCTGGAGCGAAGGCGAGCGTGGCGCCACGCTCGACGTGCAAGTCGACTCCGCTGAGCAGGGTGATCGGGCCGCGGAGGTGGTAGGTGCCCGGCGGCACGACGACGCGCCCGCCGCCGGCGTCGTGGGCAGCGCGAAGGGCGCGGCGGAGTGGCGGGAGGTCGTCGTGGCGACCGTCCCCGACCGCGCCGAAATCGGCGAGCGACCACTGCGCCGAGGGGATGCGTGGTGCGTGTGCGAGCACCGTGCGGGCGATCTCGTCGGCGTCGGTCGCGCCGGACGGCGAGGCGAGGAGCGCGGAGACGAGGATTACTGGGAGGAGGCGAGACCGAGTCATGACGCGAGAGAGGACGCGGGCTGGGCGGTGGCGTCGCGTCGGACGGCGTCTTCGTCGACTTCGAGTCCGAGGCCGGGGGCGTCCGGTACGGTGGCCCAGCCGGCGGCGACGTTGTTGCGGTTGCGGAAGTAGCGCCAGAGTTCGTCGAGTCGACGAAGCGACGGGTGTTCTTGGGGACGGCTCGCGGCCGGCACGGCTGCGGCGAAGTGGAGGTGCGCGGCGGTAAGGAGCGTGGGTCGCGCGTTGTGCACGCAGACTGTCTTGTCGAAGAGCTCGGCGATGGTCGCGACGCGGAGAGCGTCGGTGAGGCCACCCATTTTGCCCACGTCGGGGTTGAGGACGTCGACTTGGCCGTGCAACACGAGGTCGCGGAAGGCCCAGCGGGTGTATTCGTGTTCGCCGGCCGCGACGTCGATGGGCAACTCGCGAGCGACCGTGGCGAGCGAGGCGTAGTGGTAGGCGGCCACGGGTTCCTCGAAGAGCGTCACTGCGCATTGTTCGGCGAGGGCGCGGCCGATCCGCACGGCACGAGCGGCGGAGTAGCCGTTGTTGGCGTCGATCCACAGCTCGACGTCGGGACCGACGGCCTCGCGAACGGCGACGGCGCAAGGCAGAGCAGGGTCGTCGGTCGGGTCTCGGTTTTCTTCGCGGATGGCGAGACGGAGCTTCACCGTGCGGAATCCTTCCGCGACGAGGGCGGCGGCTTCCTCGGCGCAGGTTTCCGGGGTCTTGAAGCGTCCGTTTCCGGCGTCGCGACTGAACGAGCCGTAGAGCGGGATGCGATCGCGAACGCGTCCGCCGAGCAACGCGTGGACGGGGAGGCCGAGCATGCGTCCGCGCAGATCCCACAACGCGCAATCGACGCCGGCGAGGGCTTGGGAGACGAT from Opitutales bacterium ASA1 encodes the following:
- a CDS encoding amidohydrolase family protein; this encodes MNGFRAGAMCRRLDSHQHFWRYDPRHFGWVTAEMAAIRRDFLPGDLRPLLDAAGVDATVAVQARQSLEETRWLLDLAREHAWIEGVVGWVDLRSPGLPAQLEEFAREAKFVGGRHVVHDEPDDTFMLRPDFMRGIAALAEYGLAYDLLLFPRHLSVAARLVDAFPEQVFVLDHLAKPRIATGELESWARDLRELARRPRVSCKLSGMVTEANWSGWRAEDFVPYLDVALEAFGAERVMIGSDWPVCTVAGTYGEVTAIVTDYLARLSADEQEAVCGGNCARIYGLPFV
- the pelB_3 gene encoding exopolygalacturonase PelB; the encoded protein is MTRSRLLPVILVSALLASPSGATDADEIARTVLAHAPRIPSAQWSLADFGAVGDGRHDDLPPLRRALRAAHDAGGGRVVVPPGTYHLRGPITLLSGVDLHVERGATLAFAPEPDLYLPPVLTRWEGTLLHNHSPLVYAFHATDIALTGEGTIDGGGADGFIAWRERQRDDQRRLRALGSADGAPLHQRVFGAGHHLRPSMVQFFGCHRVRVEGLTFVDSPFWVIHPVFSRYVHITGITIDSLHLNNDGIDPDSSSHVLVEHSRFRTGDDAVAIKSGRDHEGRELGVRSEYIVVRHCVFEQVHNAIAIGSEMSGGVRHVHVHDCFVREGRNLLYFKSNLDRGGFVEDVHVRNMTVDTASVALVRFTTDYHGWRGERHPPVFRRIVVEDVVCRTASQFALWLEGHEDAPLREIVLRDITVDSAARPLRLRLDDAITLEDVRIGGRLVSRADAEPLDTPVPRAF
- a CDS encoding mandelate racemase/muconate lactonizing enzyme family protein, translated to MPPAPLNRRDFLRTGLCLGLAANGTASIAHAADRKPFADLALRRVEAFALRRLVLARVEATDGTVGWGECGHSGGGLVAQTVNEHIAALLRDFPVFAHDAAWRRVYHDLDELGPGGIVSQALAGVDCALWDLRGRMLGLPVHALLGGRVRDRIPLYGSFSRDAGNGRFKTPETCAEEAAALVAEGFRTVKLRLAIREENRDPTDDPALPCAVAVREAVGPDVELWIDANNGYSAARAVRIGRALAEQCAVTLFEEPVAAYHYASLATVARELPIDVAAGEHEYTRWAFRDLVLHGQVDVLNPDVGKMGGLTDALRVATIAELFDKTVCVHNARPTLLTAAHLHFAAAVPAASRPQEHPSLRRLDELWRYFRNRNNVAAGWATVPDAPGLGLEVDEDAVRRDATAQPASSLAS